The following are from one region of the Alkalimarinus sediminis genome:
- the pabC gene encoding aminodeoxychorismate lyase, whose amino-acid sequence MHSTANQTPLSPILVNGVLSHSVDVFDRGFMYGDGLFETIRVVNGEPLLWRYHLKRLQLGCEKLGLPIDSQLFERLRSGLESVVKEAGRSTEICIVKIVISRGVGGRGYQLPEKVNLTEVVICYPAPEFPQSFGLDGVSLVTCRHRLSENPYLAGIKHLNRLDQVLASRELLSSARVSSGTENLVFEGLMLDQSGYMVEGTKSNILLFEKDTIISPCLNKCGVDGVAKNYIFDCAKSLGLNTRTDKILPSAIFKYSGMAITNSVMGIYPVKELDGVKLPINPVVYHIQQLLNEKLMYEYKV is encoded by the coding sequence ATGCACTCCACGGCTAATCAAACACCACTGTCTCCCATACTAGTCAACGGCGTATTAAGCCACTCTGTTGATGTCTTTGATAGAGGTTTTATGTATGGAGACGGTCTATTTGAGACGATTAGAGTGGTCAATGGGGAGCCTTTATTGTGGCGATATCACCTCAAGAGGTTGCAACTGGGGTGTGAAAAGCTTGGTTTACCCATTGACTCGCAACTGTTTGAGCGGCTTCGGTCTGGGCTGGAAAGTGTCGTAAAAGAAGCGGGCAGAAGCACCGAAATATGCATTGTTAAGATTGTCATATCCAGGGGCGTAGGTGGCCGTGGTTATCAACTACCAGAGAAGGTTAATCTAACCGAAGTTGTTATTTGCTATCCCGCTCCTGAGTTTCCACAATCTTTTGGGCTTGATGGCGTTTCATTAGTAACTTGTCGACACCGACTTTCTGAGAACCCTTATTTGGCGGGCATTAAACATCTTAACAGGCTAGATCAGGTGCTCGCTAGCAGGGAGCTACTATCCAGTGCTAGAGTCTCTTCTGGTACAGAGAACCTTGTTTTTGAAGGTTTAATGTTAGACCAGTCCGGTTACATGGTAGAGGGAACTAAGTCCAATATCCTCTTGTTTGAAAAAGATACTATTATTTCTCCTTGTTTGAACAAATGTGGCGTTGATGGTGTTGCGAAAAACTATATTTTTGATTGTGCTAAGTCTCTAGGGTTAAACACACGTACCGACAAGATACTGCCTTCCGCTATTTTTAAATATAGTGGTATGGCAATAACCAATAGTGTGATGGGAATATATCCTGTCAAAGAGTTAGACGGGGTTAAACTACCGATTAACCCAGTTGTTTACCATATTCAGCAATTGTTGAATGAGAAACTAATGTATGAGTATAAGGTTTGA
- the fabF gene encoding beta-ketoacyl-ACP synthase II, translating to MASRRVVVTGTGMVSPLGSNVAESWDAAINGVSGIGLIESFDTEQYATKIGGAVKGLDIEQYLSKKDIRKIDRFMQYGLIAAIQAVRSAGLDDCKDAALLEKVGVAIGSGIGGLETIENNYKALLESGPRKVSPFFVPGSVINMIAGNLAIMFGFHGPNIAITTACTTGTHNIGYAARTIAYGDAEIMIAGGAEMATTPTGVASFCSARALSTRNDDPQRASRPWDKDRDGFVLGDGAGVIVLEELESAKRRGANILCELVGFGMSDDAFHITSPPENGDGAQLSMKRAIADAGLNSSQVDYINAHGTSTLQGDIAECRAIKAVFGGDAKRLKISATKSMTGHLLGAAGAVEAIFCINSIVNSVVAPTINLDNPDSECDLNFVPHQAQEGAINYALSNSFGFGGTNGSLLFAKFNG from the coding sequence ATGGCATCAAGGAGAGTAGTTGTTACTGGCACTGGTATGGTATCTCCATTGGGTAGCAATGTAGCAGAATCATGGGATGCTGCTATCAACGGTGTAAGTGGTATTGGCCTAATTGAAAGTTTTGATACTGAGCAATACGCAACCAAGATAGGGGGTGCTGTTAAAGGGCTCGATATCGAACAGTACCTTAGTAAAAAAGATATACGCAAAATAGACCGGTTTATGCAGTATGGCTTAATCGCAGCTATACAGGCTGTTAGATCTGCCGGGCTAGATGACTGTAAAGATGCTGCTTTATTAGAAAAAGTGGGGGTTGCCATTGGGTCAGGTATTGGCGGCCTCGAAACCATCGAGAACAACTACAAAGCACTGCTTGAAAGCGGCCCCAGAAAAGTATCGCCGTTTTTTGTTCCAGGTTCTGTAATCAATATGATTGCAGGGAACTTGGCTATTATGTTTGGGTTTCATGGGCCAAATATCGCTATCACCACTGCTTGTACGACAGGCACTCATAATATTGGTTATGCAGCTAGAACGATCGCTTATGGCGATGCAGAGATTATGATTGCAGGTGGCGCCGAAATGGCGACTACTCCGACCGGTGTTGCATCGTTTTGCTCAGCAAGAGCGCTGTCTACCCGTAATGATGATCCTCAGAGAGCGAGTCGCCCGTGGGATAAAGACAGAGATGGTTTTGTTCTTGGGGATGGCGCAGGCGTAATTGTATTAGAGGAGTTGGAGTCAGCGAAACGTCGCGGAGCCAATATCTTATGTGAGCTTGTGGGCTTTGGTATGAGTGATGATGCATTTCATATTACATCACCCCCTGAGAACGGAGACGGCGCACAACTATCAATGAAGCGTGCAATTGCTGATGCCGGTTTAAATAGCTCCCAAGTCGATTATATTAATGCTCACGGTACTTCAACGCTACAAGGCGATATCGCAGAATGTCGAGCTATCAAAGCTGTATTTGGTGGCGATGCTAAACGGTTAAAAATTAGTGCAACAAAATCTATGACGGGTCATTTGCTCGGTGCTGCAGGTGCTGTTGAGGCTATTTTCTGTATTAATAGTATTGTGAATAGTGTTGTCGCACCGACTATTAATTTAGACAATCCAGATAGTGAATGTGACCTGAACTTTGTACCTCATCAGGCGCAGGAGGGTGCAATCAATTATGCGCTCTCTAACTCCTTTGGGTTTGGAGGTACTAATGGGTCGCTATTATTTGCTAAATTTAATGGTTAA
- the acpP gene encoding acyl carrier protein produces the protein MSTVEERVKKIVCEQLGVKESEVQNTSSFVEDLGADSLDTVELVMALEEEFETEIPDEEAEKLATVQNAIDYIISNQ, from the coding sequence ATGAGTACTGTCGAAGAGCGCGTTAAAAAAATTGTTTGTGAACAACTGGGTGTTAAAGAATCTGAAGTTCAAAATACTTCTTCTTTTGTAGAAGATTTGGGTGCAGACTCTCTCGACACCGTCGAGTTGGTAATGGCGCTTGAAGAAGAGTTTGAAACTGAAATCCCTGATGAGGAAGCTGAGAAACTGGCGACCGTTCAGAATGCAATTGACTATATTATTTCTAATCAATAA